CGCGGCCTGCCGCAGGGCCACCGCGAGCGAGCCGTGCAGCCAGCGCAGCCGCTCGGCCTGGGCGAGGGCCGTGAGCGCGGCCTGGGTGCCGAAGGGGACCACGTCCTGGTTGTGGCCGTTGGTCGGCAGGCTCTGCACGGAGGCGGGGACCGCCTCCCGGCGCATCGCGGCGACGGTGGCGGTCGCGGCGAGCTGGACGCCCTGCACCCCGTGCTGGCGGCCCGGTTCGGCGGACAGCATCGGCGGGAGCCCGCCGTTGCGGTGCGGGTCGACCAACAGGTCCAGCTGACGCTCCGCCAGATTGCCCAACTGCGTGGCGGTGATGGACATCAGGTCCGACGCGAAGGCCACCGGCTGGCCGAAGAAGTTGCCGCCGTGGGCCACCAGATCGTCCTCGGCGAAGAAGAGCGGGTTGTCGCTGATCCCGCCGAGGTCGTCGTCGATGACCTGGCCCGCGTGCCCGAGGGAGGCCTCGGCCGCGCCCAGCAGCTGGGGGGTGCAGCGGATGCTGTACGGCTCCTGGAGCGGCCGGCCCGGCGCGGGGACGGTCCCGGCCAGCCGTTCGCGCAGGGCGGCGGCGGCCCGTACGGCTCCCGGGTGGCCGAAGGCGCGCAGCAGCTGCGGGGCGAGGTAGGCGGGTGCGGCGCCCAGCAGATCGGCGAGGCAGGCGCTGAGGGTGAGGGCGCTGCGGTACGAGCGGCGCAGCCGGGCCAGGGCGAGCGCGGCCGCGGCTGCCGTCACCGAGGTGCCGTTGACCAGGGCGAGCGCGTCGCGCCCGTCGAGCTCCAGGGGGCTGAGGCCGGCGCGGCGCAACGCCTCGGCGGCGGGGAGGCGTTCGCCGCCCAGGTAGGCGTGGCCCTGGCCGCGCAGGGCGTGGGCGGCGTGGGCGAGCGGGATGAGGTCGCCGCTCGCGCCGACGGATCCGTACGTGGGGACGGCCGGCGCGAAGGGGGTGCGCAGGGCCGCGCGCAGGGCGTCGACCACCTCGGGCGAGGCCCCGGAGCGGCCCTGGCACAGTGACCAGAGCCGGACGGTGAGCGCGGCGCGGACCACGGCGGGCGGCAGGTCCTGGCCCTGCCCGGCGACGAGGTGGCCGATGACGTTGTCGCACTGGTCGGCGTGGTCCGCGCGGCCGGGGAAGACGACGAGCGGCCCGAATCCGGTGGTCGCCCCGTACACCGCGCGGCCGTCGCCCATCGCCGCGGCGGTGTACTCGCGGCATTCGGCGACCCGCCGACGCGTCTTGTCGTCGAGGCCGAACTCGACGGGCCCGGCGGCCCGTTCGAGGGTGGCCGGGGTGAGCCGCCCGGCCAGCGGGATCCGGGGCGGGGGCGCGCTCCCCGACGCGGTCGCGGGCTGATGGGCGGAGTCGAGGAGCATGCGCTCGTTTCCCCCTGTGCGTTCGGGTACCGGGACGGCCGTCTGGGGGGCCCACCGGCACCGAGGGCCCTCAGGGGCACAACGACGCGACACCCCCGGGGGAAACGGCATCCCCGTGACGGGCCGGCGAACGGCGTTGCCACCAGGGGCGGTTCGCAGGAGCCGACACCCTAGCCGTCACCTGTCACATGTGAAATATTACCTCCGCCTCGGAACCACTGGACCGAAGAACCGAGGGACCGAAGAACCGAAGGACCGAACTCCCCGAAAGGGCACCTCCGTTGCGCAGACTCGCCTCGGCGGGAGCGGCGATATCCCTCGCCGCCCTCGCCCTCCTGCCCGTCCCCGCCCTGGCGGCCACCGCGCCCCCACCCGCCCCGCAGGCCGAACAGGCCGCCTCCCCGCCCCTCCCACCGCTGGAACTCCAGCGTCAGGCCCTGCGCCGCCAGGCCCTGGAGGGCATCGCCGCCGGCGGCCCGGGCTCCTCCGCCGCCCGCACGGCCGGCCCCCTCCCCCGTACGGCGAAGATCGGCCACCAGTACGTCGAGCTGGCGCAGCAGCGCAAGGACAAGGTCTTCGTCATCCTCGCCGAGTTCGGCGACCAGGCCGACCCCCGCTTCGGCGGCGCCCCCGGCCCCCTGCACAACACCATCGGCAAGCCGGCCGCCGACGACAACCACACCCTGTGGCGCAAGGACTTCGACCGGGCCTTCTACCAGCGCCAGTTCTTCTCCGCCGAGCCCGGTTCGGCGTCGATGCGGGCCTACTACAACCTCCAGTCCTCCGGCCGCTACGACATGGACGGCACGGTCTCCGACTGGGTCAAGCTCCCCTTCAACGAGGCCCGTTACGGCACCGACAACTGCACCGAGCCGGGCCAGTGCCGCACCAACTGGGACCTGGTCCGCGATTCCACCGCCGCCTGGTACGACTCCGAGCGCGCGAAGGGCCGTACGCCCGAGCAGATCAAGGCGCAGCTCGCCGAGTACGACGTGTGGGACCGCTACGACGCCGACCGCGACGGGAACTTCGACGAGCCGGACGGCTACCTCGACCACCTGGTCGTCGTCCACGCGGGCAAGGACCAGACCTGGGGCGGCGGCGCCCAGGGCAAGGACGCGATCTGGGCGCACCGCTGGTTCGCGTACTGGAACCAGGCCGGCAGCGCGGGCCCGGAGGGCAACAAGGCGGGCGGCACCCCAGTCGGCGACACCGGCATCTGGGCCGGCGACTACCTGACGGGCGGCGAGAACAGCGGAGCCGGCCTCTTCTCCCACGAGTTCGGCCACGACCTCGGGCTTCCGGACCTCTACAGCTCGGACGGCGACAACAGCGTCAACTTCTGGTCGCTGATGTCATCGGCCTCCTACCTCGGCAAGGGCCCCAACACCACGGGCCAGTTCCCGGGCGACCTCGACCCGTGGAGCAAGCTCCAACTGGGCTGGCTGGACTACACGGAGGCCGACGCCGGCCGCCGCACCCGCGCCACTCTCGGCGTCTCGGGCTACAACACCCCCGACCCCCAGGCCCTCCTGGTCCACCTCCCGCCCTCCACCACCCGCACCGACCTCATCGACCCGTCCGAAGGCTCCCGCCAGTGGTGGAGCGGCACCGGCGACTTCATGGACAACACCCTGACCCGCCCCCTCGACCTGACCGGCACCACATCCGCCGCCCTCACTGCCCGCCTCTGGTACGACACGGAACAGGACTTCGACTTCCTCACGGTCGAAGCCTCCACGGACGGCGGCACCACTTGGACCGCCCTCCCCGGCACGGTGAACGGCGCCCCCATCCCGGCGAAGGGCATCTCGGGCACCTCACCGGGCTGGACCGACCTCACCATCCCCCTCACCCCCTACGCGGGCCATCCCCTCCACCTCCGCCTCCACACCACCTCGGACAGCAACACCCACGGCCGGGGCGTCACGCTCGACGACATCCGCATCACAGCAGAGGACGGGACCCGCGAACTCCTGCACGACGGCGCGGAACAGGGCGACAACGGCTGGACCCCGCTCAAGTGGTCCCGTACGGAAGGCCGTACCGGCACCGAACAGCACCCGCGCGCCTACTTCGTCGAGAACCGCCGCCACACGGGTTACGGCACCCTTCTCAAGTCGGGCCCGTACAACTTCGGCTTCACCGGCGACAAGGTGGAGTTCTTCCCCTACCAGCAGGGCGTCCTGATCTGGCTCTGGGACACCGCGTACAGCGACAACACCACCAAGGCCCACCCGGGCAGTGGCCTGCTCCTGCCGGTCGACGCCCGACCGGACCCCCTGCGCTTCCCGGACGGCACCCTCGCGGGCGCCCGCGTCCAGACCTTCGACGCCCCCTTCTCGACCCGCCCGACGGACCGCATCACCGTCCACAAGGCGGGCACCCCCCTGACCATCCCCTCCCGCCCGGGCATCCCGGTCTTCGACGACCGCCACGGCACCTACTGGACCCCGGACCTCCCCCAACTCGGCGTCAAGGTCCCCGACACCGGCACCCGCATCCAGATCCAAAAGGAATCCCCCACGGGCACCCAAACCACCATCCAACTCACCCCCTCCTCCCCCTGACCCCTCCCGCCAACGCACAAGCGCCCGACCAGGATCCCCTGGCCGGGCGCTTGCTTGTCCGGGTGCTGCTATCCGATGGTGCGGGCGGTGTTCCAGTCGTCTTCCTCGACGCGCCAGCCGTTGCCGATGGCGGTGTTGCCTCCGTAGTAGAGGTGGAGGGTGCCGTCGTTGCGGGTCAGGTACAGGTCGGGGATGCCGTCGCCGTTGACATCGGGCGTACCGCGCAGGAGGGGCCAGGTGGCGCTGTCCCAGCCGGTGGTGCCGTAGGTGAGGTCCTTCCCATCGGCGGAGTTGACGGCAAGGGCGATGGAGTTGATGTCGACGCCACCGCCGGCGGCGGGCTTGCCCCGCCGGAGGGCGAGGCCGCGGTCGGGAGTGGAGTCGTCGCGGAAGACGAGGTCGGGCACTCCGTCGCCAGAGACGTCCCGAACGCTGACGATGTCGCGCTTGGTCCAGCTGGTGGCGGAGAGCTGCCGCGCCTCGGTGATGGTGGCGCCGCTGTATCCGGTGAGGACCCAGAAGGCGTCTCCGGCGGTGGCGAAGATCTCCTCGGAGTTGTCGCCGTTCACGTCCTGGACGACGACGATCTGGCTGAACGTCGCCGGATCCGGAGCGCCCGCGGGCAGCAGGACCTCGGTGCGCCGGCTGATGTCGAAGCGGCCGTTCCCGTCGCCCTGGTAGACGTACAGCTTCCCGTCGGGCATGCGGGCGACGAGGTCGGTGATGCCGTCACCGGGGTACCAGTCGGTGGAGTGCGAGATCAGCGCGCTCTTGCCGCTGGCGTCCTTCCAGAAGCCGGCCGGTACGGGCTTGCCGTTATCGGTGGCGGCGGGCATCCAGGCATCCACATCGCCGTTCTGGTCGGCGGGGTAGACGCGCAGGTCGCCGGCTCCGTCGACGGCAAGCAGGTCGGCCTTGCCATCGCCGGTGACGTCGCCGGCTCCGTCGAGGCCGGGACGGGGCCGGACGTAGAACGTATATGTGAAGGGAACCGAGACGTTCCCGGCCTTGTTGACGATCCGGACGTAGAACAGATTCGGTCCGGCATTGTCGGGGTTCACGTCGACGGTGACGGTGTCCTGCCCGGCGGCGGGGACGGCCTTCTGGTCGTAGACGGGGTGGTTCAGGGACCACTGGAACTCGCGGATGTCCGCGGGGTTCGTGCCGCCCGCAATCACCGTGATCTTGCCGGGGCCGAGGGTGTTCTTGCTCCACTCGGCGCCGTCAGGGCCGGGGGCGGGGAAGTCCTCTGAGCGGATGGTCGGCGCGGTGGGCTGGGTGTGGTCGACCGTGAACGAACACGGCTTGTCCGTACCGGCAGGACCGGCGGCCGAGGTCGATCCGTCCCAGTCACTGGCGGTCGCCGTCCAGGAGTAGGTGGTGTTCGCGGCGAACGACTCCCACGGAATGGTGGTCCGCGCCACGCCGTAGCTGTCGGGCCAGATCCACTGCTCGAAGACGACCGCGTTGTCCGAGGCGCGCCAGACCTTCACCTGGATCTGCTTGAGGTTGCCGTCGCCGTCACGGCCCTGGACCTCGAACATGACGTCGGACTTGCCGACCTTGTTGAAGGGGGCGTCGGTCACGCACAGACCGCCAGGGACGGTGTCCATGCCGGCCTGGGTGGGCTCGTCGGGGGCCTTGTTGTACTCGACCTCGATGTATGGGGCGCTCTCGCCGTTGGCGAGGAACTTCTTCCAGTAGCTGGCGTCGCTCTCATTCGGGGAGCGCAGGCCCAGGGTCAGGTTCTGCCAAGCGCCGCGGGCGCCTTCCTCGACCGTCGGTTTGATGTCGATGCCGACCCAGGAGTCGGGGCAGGTGCTCTTGTATCCGTGGCCGGTGCTCGCGCCGGCGATGCG
The Streptomyces sp. NBC_00091 genome window above contains:
- a CDS encoding aromatic amino acid ammonia-lyase → MLLDSAHQPATASGSAPPPRIPLAGRLTPATLERAAGPVEFGLDDKTRRRVAECREYTAAAMGDGRAVYGATTGFGPLVVFPGRADHADQCDNVIGHLVAGQGQDLPPAVVRAALTVRLWSLCQGRSGASPEVVDALRAALRTPFAPAVPTYGSVGASGDLIPLAHAAHALRGQGHAYLGGERLPAAEALRRAGLSPLELDGRDALALVNGTSVTAAAAALALARLRRSYRSALTLSACLADLLGAAPAYLAPQLLRAFGHPGAVRAAAALRERLAGTVPAPGRPLQEPYSIRCTPQLLGAAEASLGHAGQVIDDDLGGISDNPLFFAEDDLVAHGGNFFGQPVAFASDLMSITATQLGNLAERQLDLLVDPHRNGGLPPMLSAEPGRQHGVQGVQLAATATVAAMRREAVPASVQSLPTNGHNQDVVPFGTQAALTALAQAERLRWLHGSLAVALRQAAHLSVRASGRGPGAPYCAAVLKRLASVVAPLDRDRPLDVDVREAAAVLDRLAEAEAEAGGEAGGEAGPEAEAEAEGRADGRPVESARREEPQS
- a CDS encoding immune inhibitor A domain-containing protein, with product MRRLASAGAAISLAALALLPVPALAATAPPPAPQAEQAASPPLPPLELQRQALRRQALEGIAAGGPGSSAARTAGPLPRTAKIGHQYVELAQQRKDKVFVILAEFGDQADPRFGGAPGPLHNTIGKPAADDNHTLWRKDFDRAFYQRQFFSAEPGSASMRAYYNLQSSGRYDMDGTVSDWVKLPFNEARYGTDNCTEPGQCRTNWDLVRDSTAAWYDSERAKGRTPEQIKAQLAEYDVWDRYDADRDGNFDEPDGYLDHLVVVHAGKDQTWGGGAQGKDAIWAHRWFAYWNQAGSAGPEGNKAGGTPVGDTGIWAGDYLTGGENSGAGLFSHEFGHDLGLPDLYSSDGDNSVNFWSLMSSASYLGKGPNTTGQFPGDLDPWSKLQLGWLDYTEADAGRRTRATLGVSGYNTPDPQALLVHLPPSTTRTDLIDPSEGSRQWWSGTGDFMDNTLTRPLDLTGTTSAALTARLWYDTEQDFDFLTVEASTDGGTTWTALPGTVNGAPIPAKGISGTSPGWTDLTIPLTPYAGHPLHLRLHTTSDSNTHGRGVTLDDIRITAEDGTRELLHDGAEQGDNGWTPLKWSRTEGRTGTEQHPRAYFVENRRHTGYGTLLKSGPYNFGFTGDKVEFFPYQQGVLIWLWDTAYSDNTTKAHPGSGLLLPVDARPDPLRFPDGTLAGARVQTFDAPFSTRPTDRITVHKAGTPLTIPSRPGIPVFDDRHGTYWTPDLPQLGVKVPDTGTRIQIQKESPTGTQTTIQLTPSSP
- a CDS encoding DNRLRE domain-containing protein, giving the protein MPPDHQAHLSANTQGWRNRMPGGRRISVSEIEPVNDGSPKPPEKRPLGERGWLRRRTTLGGLTALLAVTIAVPVVLNRSDVRTPTETTPSQKPKTLVAAPEARRQAKESGKEVEVTAETTAHTSTWAQPGGTFKLRVSSAATRAKVGSEWKPIDTTLERVEGGFAPKAVNGRVVFSAGTKAASAGDSGRVSRSVSRVALVRPAMTKADTPDRVWTDLVRMSTEGHDLVVGWPGPLPEPVISGPRALYENVRPGIDLVMTAQDGGYTHVLVVKDKQAAADPLLGQLNYRLSSPDLTFHLDEASRSVSARDSQGEEIAGSPTPYMWDSAGKVAVTEGEAAVAPAPEAKDHPTLALPGLNGAEGNHAKAATAALSAENVLTVTPNSTLLEDADTVYPVFIDPSFKGHKQNWTALYKTEGSSSFWNGQNYNSGSGTPEARVGYETTTYGTSRSAFIFDFGTQIHGSQIRSANLRMLQTYSWGCDPRAFDVYHTPLITSSSTWDNTNNGTFWGKRIAGASTGHGYKSTCPDSWVGIDIKPTVEEGARGAWQNLTLGLRSPNESDASYWKKFLANGESAPYIEVEYNKAPDEPTQAGMDTVPGGLCVTDAPFNKVGKSDVMFEVQGRDGDGNLKQIQVKVWRASDNAVVFEQWIWPDSYGVARTTIPWESFAANTTYSWTATASDWDGSTSAAGPAGTDKPCSFTVDHTQPTAPTIRSEDFPAPGPDGAEWSKNTLGPGKITVIAGGTNPADIREFQWSLNHPVYDQKAVPAAGQDTVTVDVNPDNAGPNLFYVRIVNKAGNVSVPFTYTFYVRPRPGLDGAGDVTGDGKADLLAVDGAGDLRVYPADQNGDVDAWMPAATDNGKPVPAGFWKDASGKSALISHSTDWYPGDGITDLVARMPDGKLYVYQGDGNGRFDISRRTEVLLPAGAPDPATFSQIVVVQDVNGDNSEEIFATAGDAFWVLTGYSGATITEARQLSATSWTKRDIVSVRDVSGDGVPDLVFRDDSTPDRGLALRRGKPAAGGGVDINSIALAVNSADGKDLTYGTTGWDSATWPLLRGTPDVNGDGIPDLYLTRNDGTLHLYYGGNTAIGNGWRVEEDDWNTARTIG